The following are encoded in a window of Magnolia sinica isolate HGM2019 chromosome 11, MsV1, whole genome shotgun sequence genomic DNA:
- the LOC131218572 gene encoding cyclin-dependent kinases regulatory subunit 2-like, with the protein MPEIQYSEKYYDEKYEYRHVVLPREVAKLLPKNVLLKEEEWRGIGVQQSRGWVHYAIHKPEPHIMLFRRPLNYEENQKQGKIGLKGGNVTTPIYL; encoded by the exons atgccggAAATTCAGTACTCCGAAAAGTACTACGATGAAAAATATGAATACAG GCACGTCGTTCTACCTCGGGAGGTTGCGAAACTCTTGCCTAAGAACGTACTTCTTAAAGAG GAGGAATGGAGAGGAATCGGTGTTCAGCAATCTCGCGGATGGGTACACTACGCGATTCATAAGCCCGAGCCCCACATCATGCTTTTCAGAAGGCCCTTGAATtatgaggaaaatcaaaagcAGGGGAAGATTGGTTTGAAAGGGGGAAATGTAACTACACCCATCTATTTGTAA
- the LOC131218571 gene encoding CASP-like protein 5C1 codes for MDEMPGSFGTSASLSLRLGQALFSAASLLFMSVGVEFYSYTAFCYLVTIMGLVIPWSFTLAMVDGYSIFVGCGLRQPGIMVIIVVGDWVLSLLSLAAACATASVINVLPHINGSYCPSKFCSRYQLSAAMAFLSWFLTTTSSLFNMWLLASW; via the exons atggatgaaatgcctggGTCTTTCGGCACGAGCGCCAGCTTGTCACTGCGGTTGGGGCAGGCGCTCTTCTCGGCAGCTTCTCTTCTCTTCATGTCTGTGGGCGTCGAATTCTACAGCTACACCGCCTTCTG CTATCTGGTAACGATCATGGGTTTGGTGATTCCGTGGAGTTTTACATTGGCAATGGTGGACGGATATTCAATCTTTGTAGGATGTGGTCTTCGCCAACCAGGCATTATGGTGATCATCGTTGTCGGAGATTGG GTCTTATCATTACTATCGTTGGCAGCAGCTTGTGCTACGGCTAGTGTCATCAATGTCCTCCCCCACATTAATGGGTCCTACTGCCCATCAAAGTTCTGCAGCAGGTATCAGCTCTCTGCTGCGATGGCTTTCTTGTCTTGGTTTCTTACCACCACTTCGTCTCTTTTCAATATGTGGCTGCTTGCCTCTTGGTGA